In Sorghum bicolor cultivar BTx623 chromosome 10, Sorghum_bicolor_NCBIv3, whole genome shotgun sequence, one genomic interval encodes:
- the LOC8069208 gene encoding DDB1- and CUL4-associated factor 6 has translation MPPERTRMEELWEREVGSLPPKRFANSVMASKEYVQSLNIQKRLRKHRGCVNTISFSADGSLLLSGSDDRTLVLWDWQEAAPTLSFHTGHRNNVYHALFMPVSDDRSIVSCAADGEVIHSQIEEGGRVITDKLVELEFAVHRLAVEPASPHTFYCCCQDSSVWHFDLREGNAMELFKCRAAAYYPGENTALYAIALDPRKPCCFAVAGSDQYVRIYDTRKIFVDGNSSSSRPIEHFCPPHLIARVEEEITGLAYSQTSELLASYSHDDIYLFSREHGLHFNNIEVDKRLLKDVTELSFSFVDKLPIPKTFKGHENVETMKGVNFLGPNCDFVTSGSDCGSIFIWRKKDAELIRAMRGDKRIVNCVEQHPCGIVLASSGIDKDIKIWEPGEGENLTITQAHEDDEDIWISSDYDSDDFIISDGFGYVIDLDPAHLYENGDHESEEDEDTSSEEHDDGDNSAKEDDDGDNGAEEEDFDGGNSAGDEGDD, from the exons ATGCCGCCGGAGAGGACGAGAATGGAGGAGCTGTGGGAACGCGAGGTCGGCAGCCTCCCACCCAAGCGCTTCGCCAACTCCGTCATGGCCTCCAAG GAGTATGTGCAGTCTCTCAACATCCAGAAGCGGCTACGGAAGCACAGGGGCTGCGTCAACACGATAAGCTTCAGCGCCGACGGGAGCCTGCTCCTCTCCGGGTCCGATGACCGGACCCTCGTGCTCTGGGACTGGCAGGAGGCGGCACCCACCTTGTCGTTCCACACCGGGCACAGAAACAACGTGTACCACGCGCTGTTCATGCCCGTCTCGGATGATCGGAGCATCGTCTCGTGCGCTGCTGATGGGGAG GTGATCCATTCGCAGATAGAGGAAGGGGGTCGCGTGATTACAGACAAACTCGTTGAGTTGGAGTTTGCGGTACACAGGTTGGCTGTTGAGCCGGCAAGTCCTCACACGTTCTACTGCTGCTGTCAAGATAGCTCCGTGTGGCAT TTTGATCTCAGGGAGGGAAATGCCATGGAACTATTTAAATGTAGAGCTGCAGCCTATTACCCTGGTGAAAACACCGCGCTCTATGCTATTGCCTTAGACCCAAGGAAGCCCTGTTGTTTTGCAGTTGCTGGATCAGATCAGTATGTAAGGATATATGATACCCGCAAGATTTTTGTGGATGGGAATTCTAGTTCCAGTCGCCCAATTGAGCACTTCTGCCCTCCACATTTGATTGCTCGAGTTGAAGAAGAAATAACTGGTTTGGCCTACTCACAGACCAGTGAGCTATTAGCGTCCTATAGTCATGACGATATCTACCTTTTCTCAAGAGAGCACGGTTTACACTTCAACAATATTGAGGTCGATAAACGACTCCTGAAGGATGTGACTGAgctttccttttcctttgttgATAAGTTGCCCATACCTAAGACATTCAAGGGACACGAGAACGTAGAAACCATGAAGGGGGTCAACTTCCTTGGGCCCAACTGTGATTTTGTTACCTCTGGGTCAGACTGTGGCAGTATATTTATTTGGAGAAAGAAGGATGCAGAACTGATCAGAGCGATGCGTGGAGATAAGCGGATTGTAAACTGTGTCGAACAGCACCCTTGTGGGATTGTTCTAGCAAGTAGTGGCATTGATAAAGATATTAAGATTTGGGAACCTGGTGAAGGTGAAAACCTCACCATCACTCAAGCTCACGAG GATGATGAAGATATTTGGATCTCCAGTGATTATGATTCTGATGACTTTATTATCAGCGACGGCTTTGGTTATGTGATTGACTTGGATCCTGCCCATTTATACGAAAACGGTGATCATGAATCTGAGGAGGATGAAGATACATCGTCAGAGGAACATGATGACGGAGATAACAGTGCCAAAGAAGACGACGATGGTGACAATGGTGCTGAagaagaagattttgatggtggAAACAGTGCTGGAGATGAGGGCGATGATTGA
- the LOC8069209 gene encoding serine/arginine-rich splicing factor SR45a isoform X2: MADSPRRRYSRSPSYSRGHPKARSRSQSPARSQSRSPVPDPRSQARSRSRSHEREEDAVNRGNTLYVTGLSSRVTERDVKDYFSKHGKVVGCHVVLEPHTRVSRGFAFVTMDTVEEAERCIKYLNDSVMEGRNITVEKSRRGRPRTPTPGSYLGHRYERRERGRFRRGYGGGRDEYYGNGGGHGYRRSPPPMYSSYRESRDYYPSYRDSRDYPPYRDSRDYSPPHRDPRDYYESRGGRGYSPPPYGGGRSRRERSISPYRMPERGYGGGRRAGGGGYDR; encoded by the exons ATG GCTGATTCCCCGCGCAGGAG GTACTCGAGGTCCCCTTCATACAGCAGGGGGCACCCAAAAGCGAGGTCAAGATCACAATCTCCAGCTCGGTCTCAGTCTAGGTCGCCTGTGCCTGATCCTAGATCTCAGGCCAGGTCAAGGTCTAGAAGCCATGAGAG GGAGGAGGATGCTGTTAACCGTGGAAATACTCTGTATGTGACTGGGCTCTCTTCCAGGGTGACTGAAAGGGATGTTAAAGATTATTTCTCTAAgcatggaaag GTGGTTGGTTGCCATGTTGTTCTTGAACCCCATACACGTGTTTCCCGTGGATTTGCCTTTGTCACCATGGACACTGTTGAAGAAGCTGAGCGTTGCATCAAGTATCTCAATGATTCTGTAATGGAAGGTCGAAACATCACAGTTGAGAAG TCACGCCGTGGTCGCCCAAGAACACCAACTCCTGGAAGCTATCTTG GCCATCGGTACGAGCGCAGAGAGCGCGGGAGATTCCGTAGAGGCTATGGTGGTGGGCGTGATGAGTATTACGGTAATGGCGGTGGGCATGGGTACCGCAGGTCTCCGCCACCCATGTACTCTTCCTACAGGGAGAGTCGGGATTATTACCCCTCCTACAGGGACAGCAGGGACTACCCTCCCTACAGGGACAGCCGGGACTACTCTCCTCCCCACAGGGACCCTCGGGACTACTACGAAAGCAGGGGTGGCCGTGGCTACTCGCCGCCTCCTTACGGCGGTGGTAGGTCAAGGAGGGAGCGATCGATTTCGCCGTATCGGATGCCAGAAAGGGGCTATGGTGGAGGCCGCCGGGCGGGCGGCGGTGGCTACGACAGGTAA
- the LOC8069207 gene encoding uncharacterized protein LOC8069207 encodes MDSVAAAAIATTSRSLPLPFSSTPLHRRRRASFLPVAASKRYEDDEEAAKGKGSGTGPGREPTSLAPYGGLSISPLSKDAAMGLVVSAATGSGWTTGSGMEGPPTASKAGGAGRPEVSTLPWSLFTKSPRRRMRVAFTCNVCGQRTTRAINPHAYTDGTVFVQCCGCNVFHKLVDNLNLFHEMKCYVGPDFRYEGDAPFNYLDRNEDGDTIFPL; translated from the exons atGGACTCCGTCGCGGCCGCCGCGATCGCAACCACCTCCCGCTCTCTCCCGCTCCCCTTCTCCTCTACCCCGCTCCACCGCCGGCGCCGTGCCTCCTTCCTCCCCGTCGCCGCCTCCAAGC GTTACGAAGACGATGAGGAGGCAGCCAAAGGCAAAGGGTCCGGCACGGGGCCCGGGCGCGAGCCCACCAGCCTGGCGCCGTACGGCGGGCTCTCCATCTCGCCGCTCTCCAAG GACGCGGCCATGGGACTGGTGGTGAGCGCTGCCACGGGGAGCGGCTGGACGACGGGATCGGGGATGGAGGGCCCGCCGACGGCGAGCAAAGCCGGTGGGGCGGGCAGGCCGGAGGTGTCCACGCTGCCTTGGTCCCTCTTCACCAAATCACCGCGGCGGCGGATGCGGGTGGCCTTCACCTGCAACGTGTGCGGGCAGCGTACGACCAGGGCCATCAATCCTCATGCCTACACTGATGGAACTGTGTTTGTTCAG TGCTGTGGTTGCAATGTGTTCCACAAGTTGGTCGATAACCTGAACCTGTTTCATGAGATGAAGTGCTACGTTGGTCCAGACTTCCGTTACGAAGGGGATGCTCCATTCAACTACCTTGACAGAAACGAGGATGGCGACACTATCTTCCCTCTCTAA
- the LOC8065007 gene encoding uncharacterized protein LOC8065007, producing MARRSRGGGTVTEAASKADAAAMRVVSRRGAVRLVLVSAIAWAMLGLVALAFHLRPCSSPVAFLSALCKKDSKVVSVLDSMGLQSKPLHRCPIPVVDDPDAVVIPKRTPNTIVKKLSYITVDKQDKDPSPLFGGRQNWKQREQSFKLNSTMKVHCGFMKSSGADMDIIDVKYIQKCKFVVASGIFDGYDIPHQPSNISRRSQKLFCFLMVVDEVSLDFIEKNTTVKIDNAGGKWVGLWRLITVHRLPFDEPRRNGKIPKILTHRLFPQAWYSIWIDGKMELIVDPLLILERYLWRGKYTFAVAAHKHHRSIYEEGDAIKRRKRYARPLVDLQMKMYYYEGMEPWSPKKKMPSDVPEGAVLIREHTTMTDLFSCLWFNEVNLFTPRDQISFGYVVHRLGDALKFFMFPNCEYNSLFILHRHTREHSSKVEWAKTIDEIVKKGLKESRGGLGLWTPYPADLSSVELPAVKRTSPAG from the exons atgGCGAGGCGAAGCAGAG GCGGCGGCACCGTCACGGAGGCGGCGTCGaaggcggacgcggcggcgatGCGGGTGGTGTCCCGCAGGGGCGCCGTGCGGCTGGTGCTCGTGTCGGCCATCGCCTGGGCCATGCTCGGCCTCGTCGCACTCGCCTTCCACCTCCGGCCCTGCAGCTCCCCCGTCGCGTTCCTCTCAG CCCTTTGCAAAAAAGACAGTAAAGTTGTCTCTGTGTTGGACTCAATGGGGCTCCAATCGAAACCACTCCACC GCTGTCCAATACCTGTTGTGGATGATCCAGATGCTGTTGTCATCCCAAAGAGGACTCCCAACACAATTGTAAAGAAGCTATCGTATATAACTGTTGACAAACAGGACAAAGATCCTTCACCGCTGTTTGGAGGACGTCAAAACTGGAAACAAAGGGAGCAAAGCTTTAAACTGAATTCTACCATGAAG GTGCACTGTGGATTTATGAAAAGTAGCGGTGCGGATATGGATATCATCGATGTCAAGTACATACAGAAATGCAAATTTGTTGTTGCCTCTGGTATTTTTGATGGTTATGACATTCCCCATCAGCCATCAAATATTAGTCGTCGGTCTCAGAAGCTGTTCTGCTTCCTAATGGTGGTAGATGAAGTATCTCTTGATTTTATTGAAAAGAACACCACCGTCAAGATTGACAATGCTGGAGGAAAATGGGTTGGTCTATGGCGACTTATAACGGTACATCGCCTCCCATTTGACGAACCCAGAAGGAATGGAAAAATACCAAAGATTTTAACGCACAGGCTATTTCCTCAAGCTtggtatagcatttggattgatGGGAAAATGGAGCTCATAGTTGATCCACTGCTTATTCTTGAGCG ATATCTCTGGCGTGGAAAATACACATTTGCAGTAGCTGCCCATAAGCATCATAGGAGCATCTATGAAGAGGGTGATGCAATCAAACGTCGGAAGCGATATGCTCGTCCTTTGGTTGATCTTCAGATGAAGATGTACTATTATGAGGGGATGGAGCCCTGGAGCCCAAAGAAAAAGATGCCTAGTG ATGTGCCGGAGGGAGCAGTGCTGATCCGGGAACACACAACAATGACCGATCTATTCAGCTGCCTCTGGTTCAACGAGGTCAATCTTTTCACGCCCCGTGATCAGATCAGCTTTGGTTATGTTGTGCATAGGCTCGGAGACGCTCTTAAGTTCTTCATGTTCCCCAACTGTGAGTACAATTCACTGTTCATCTTGCATAGACACACAAGAGAACACTCATCTAAAGTTGAATGGGCCAAAACAATCGATGAGATTGTGAAGAAGGGACTGAAGGAGAGTAGAGGAGGATTAGGGCTATGGACTCCGTATCCCGCAGATCTCAGCTCTGTGGAACTCCCTGCTGTAAAAAGAACTTCACCGGCAGGCTAG
- the LOC8069209 gene encoding serine/arginine-rich splicing factor SR45a isoform X1, with amino-acid sequence MHACGKFFICRYSRSPSYSRGHPKARSRSQSPARSQSRSPVPDPRSQARSRSRSHEREEDAVNRGNTLYVTGLSSRVTERDVKDYFSKHGKVVGCHVVLEPHTRVSRGFAFVTMDTVEEAERCIKYLNDSVMEGRNITVEKSRRGRPRTPTPGSYLGHRYERRERGRFRRGYGGGRDEYYGNGGGHGYRRSPPPMYSSYRESRDYYPSYRDSRDYPPYRDSRDYSPPHRDPRDYYESRGGRGYSPPPYGGGRSRRERSISPYRMPERGYGGGRRAGGGGYDR; translated from the exons ATGCATGCCTGTGGCAAATTTTTTATTTGTAGGTACTCGAGGTCCCCTTCATACAGCAGGGGGCACCCAAAAGCGAGGTCAAGATCACAATCTCCAGCTCGGTCTCAGTCTAGGTCGCCTGTGCCTGATCCTAGATCTCAGGCCAGGTCAAGGTCTAGAAGCCATGAGAG GGAGGAGGATGCTGTTAACCGTGGAAATACTCTGTATGTGACTGGGCTCTCTTCCAGGGTGACTGAAAGGGATGTTAAAGATTATTTCTCTAAgcatggaaag GTGGTTGGTTGCCATGTTGTTCTTGAACCCCATACACGTGTTTCCCGTGGATTTGCCTTTGTCACCATGGACACTGTTGAAGAAGCTGAGCGTTGCATCAAGTATCTCAATGATTCTGTAATGGAAGGTCGAAACATCACAGTTGAGAAG TCACGCCGTGGTCGCCCAAGAACACCAACTCCTGGAAGCTATCTTG GCCATCGGTACGAGCGCAGAGAGCGCGGGAGATTCCGTAGAGGCTATGGTGGTGGGCGTGATGAGTATTACGGTAATGGCGGTGGGCATGGGTACCGCAGGTCTCCGCCACCCATGTACTCTTCCTACAGGGAGAGTCGGGATTATTACCCCTCCTACAGGGACAGCAGGGACTACCCTCCCTACAGGGACAGCCGGGACTACTCTCCTCCCCACAGGGACCCTCGGGACTACTACGAAAGCAGGGGTGGCCGTGGCTACTCGCCGCCTCCTTACGGCGGTGGTAGGTCAAGGAGGGAGCGATCGATTTCGCCGTATCGGATGCCAGAAAGGGGCTATGGTGGAGGCCGCCGGGCGGGCGGCGGTGGCTACGACAGGTAA